ATTAAGATGAATGTAAGTTGTAGGAGTTTTGAAGTGTTAttcggctagggttttctatAATCGTTTGGTGAACAAAAAGAGTTTACGTGTTTAAATAAAAGGAAAGAACCGAGGATAACGCTTCAGCGTTATTTTAGGAGAACAGATCAGAGGCACGATATAACAAGGGGTCTCTTTTCTCTTTGAGGTCTCTTTAGAAATGTTAAGTAGGTTTGTTAATTGATTGCAATATGTATGAAATAGGGTAAATTTTGTGAATTAGCTGCAAGCTTGCTGGTCATGACCTCGGAGAATAGAGAGTGAAAGTTGTTTAGTTGTGTGCAAAGATAACAATATAATTTTGATCAAATCCAGTTGCCATTTCTCATAGTTCATAGCCATTGCATGCTTAATGCCTTGCCCGTGCAATCTTCTTTGCTCACTTGTGCAAATATATTAGTTCTATATACTccagtattttttttttatttggacgGTTTTAAATCTATGAATTTTACTAAATTTGTAGACTAAAAATCTCACtgttaaatattttcaaaacaataaaattttaaaacaatccattattttaataattttattaggatatttttgaaataatgtattttaaaaatagttcatTATTCCGCAAGTTATATTACACTtgtggtctcgaacgagaccaagaGATTTTCAAAAGAAGATCAGTTTAATATCAACcggtcagttttttttttaaatggttgaaccaccatTTAATCAACCAATCCTCGAACCAAACAATTAATCAAACCACCAATCTGAAAACGACATCGAATTTTACCGGAACCCGacgataaaataaataaatttttttacgggttattacacaaatcccaacatttcacctttttgagcgatttaagcctaacgtttaaaattttacgaaacaaatcctaaccttttcaatttttgcaaattgtagTCTAAGTTTTAATTTCAACCATTTTGTCATCTTTTTAAGCTACAAGTTGCAAAAAtacgaaacgttgggattttatttgtaaaattttaaaacattagtatttaatatataataaaatgatataaagtgaaatattagaatttatttgcTAATACctctaaaatttatgaaaactatatcaatttattatttagcTGTACTGCATAAATAATAATGATATAAAGTAGATAAGAAGGAAAATAACGAAGATTGGTTCATTTTACCTGTATTTGTATTGTTAAACGAAACTTTTAAgtaacaatatttttatttgtagataattttagatttattgtGTAACTGTTTCTTAAATTTCTTGCCTTTAAAGGCCTCAAAATTGGCAATTATGTGGGATCACCAAGGATTGTTAATCATcattagagaaaaaaataataaacaaaggatcattttaccccctcaacttgtaataGAGCATTAAAaagtccaaattagcaaaattgtattatttttatccCAAACTTGTCAAAACCGGATTAAAACCCCCCCTATACTaatgtggcaccttaattgaAGAGTGAAGTTATAATTTATTCTCATTAATCATAATAAACTCTAATTAAACTAACCTAATTAACACTTAACCTTAATTAACCTAAATTCTAAATGGACAAATTAATAGGTTTTCATTTTCCTCCACCATCACCGTTCCTCCTCCTCCACCACTACCACCATCGTCCCACAACCACCGCCTCCGCCCAAAACCCATCGTCCGGTCCTCTACCTCGGTCTGTTCTTcatctgttcttcaagaacagacgtAGATGCAGGTCTGATCTtgaagaagaacagacccgccggTTTGCTCTTCAACGAAAAGCAGATCTGCTTCTCGTTTTTGTTGAGGAGAAGATGCTCCTCAACGAGAAGCTGCTGCTCCTCACCGAAGCAGCAGGTCCTTCTCAGGTTAGTCTCCTCGCCTGATAACATATTTGTTTTTGTATGTAAAAAGTACAAAACAATCTTCTAtgtttttagttaatattaatttgatataaagagttttaagataaaaataattttttttataatgtgttgatttaaaaagtgaaaatatatatataatcattcTAAacttttttatcataaaaaaccggagagtgtgtcTCACTATATGAGGTGAAAATGGGAAGGAGTGTTTTTATccgatttttataaatttatggtaaaagtgATACTAGTTtactaatttgaatttttttatacttcgttacaagttgagggggtaaaatgatctttgtttaagaaaaaataaacaaaatgtgATGGGAAATTAAGTGGAGCATTATGAATAACAACAAGTATTAGTAGcttaattaaatattgtgtAACTGAGTGGAGCATTAAGACAGAAGCAGGTACTGTAGTGCTTAATTTGAAAGGAAAGCAAAGTAgttgataaatgttttaaaataaaatagtcaAGTTTAGCTCCTAAGCTAAAGTCACGACACGCTTGCACCTTATTTCAGGGAAAGAGatgaaaattcaaaatatataagaaaattGATTGATGTACAAGTTAGAAAGCAAGACATATGGGTAATTAATTCCGAgagatattttaattatcatatttttatagtttgatggtcaaattttattttattctatctggattattaaactctaattttatttaaatgagagattcttcaaattttaaattattttatataaaatttatcatttatgtataatttgatctaaaaaaattaatttaaaataatttatacatacgtgataaattttaagataaaattagCAAAATGTAACCGTCATGCGTCAAAATCCGACTGTCACGTATACGTTTTGATcgaaaaaaactaatttaaaataaaattaaaattaataatcaaaataaaatacaataaaattcaatcactaatatataaaaatatgataatttgAAGATCAGttattggatattaaactcGGTGGGTCACTGAGTTATTCCAAAATTACAGAAAGGGTATTAAGattgaaatcgttaaaaaacagtcactaatttattgaattatttttctgAAAGGTCACCGTCTTAAAAgaaagttattaaatttatcGCAAATTACAGAATGGATACTGAATTATACCCTTTTGTTAAAAAAGAACACTTAATTATacaactttttataattatgacaTGTCACGTAAGATAAAATGCCAAAATTTCATTGCATTTTGTCTGGAGTGACATCCTATGAAATAATTCGATAATTTAGTGACtgttttttaacaatttgaattttaataccCTATCTTTCTGTAATATTGTAATAACTCAGTAACCTAGGAAGTTTAATATCGTCAGTTGTTCCAAAACAGAGTGTATAAATGGAGATGAGTTGAAGAAATATGGAGAGAAGTAAGAGAGAGAGATGGAGAAGAGTAAGGTGCTAATAGTAGGAGGAACAGGGTACCTTGGAAAAAGGTTGGTGAAGGCAAGTCTGAAGTTAGGTCATCCAACTTATGTGCTCCATCGGAGAGAGGTTGGTTTGGATATTGAGAAAGTTCAAATGTTATTGTCATTCAAGAACAAAGGATGCCATCTTGTTGAGGCTTCTTTTTCCGATCATCGGAGCCTTGTCGATGCTGTTAAGCTTGTCGATGTTGTCATTTCTGCTATTTCTGGTGTTCATTTTAGGAGCCACCATATTCTCCTTCAACTCAACCTTGTCCGAGCTATTCAAGAAGCCGGAAATGTCAAggtatttctatttttttttcttttaaattttggatgttaTATTGATTTTTGTATAAGGTAGGAAGTATAATTATACTATGATCCATATATTATTACTCATTTGGAGAAATATAATTCTGTTATGATTATTACTTTTTGGGCTAAATTTTAAGTCAGTCATGTGACTCGTTGAATTTAAGAATACGAAGTATTACtttaaacattatttaaatctattttatttttgttggatttctttcatttagatttttttttaaaggttttgaaCATTAGAGTGAAATCTCTACCATTCTTATATATTATCTTGAATATTagtgaataaatttatatagaaccatgtaaaatttatattcttttaatttcatttttttattttgctgttggcttgattttctaattaattttcaattatttccCGCAATTAATCTAAccacgtttcatatttttatctataCAAACAGAGGTTTTTGCCTTCAGAATTTGGAACAGATCCGGCGAGAATGGAAAATGCAATGGAGCCTGGAAAAGTAACATTTGATGAGAAAATGGTGATAAGGAGAGCGATAGAAGAGGCTGGCATTCCATTCACTTATGTTTCTGCTAATTGCTTCGCCGGATACTTTGTCGGTGGTCTGTGTCAACCGGGCCATATAATTCCTTCGAGGGATCGAGTCGCTTTGCTGGGAGATGCCAATCAAAAAGCAATATTTGTCGATGAAGATGATATCGCCACTTACACTTTGAACACCATTGATGATCCTCGCACTCTTAACAAGACTTTATACATTCGCCCTTCCAATAATATTTTGTCTCAACGACAAGTCGTTCAAATATGGGAAACACTTATCGGAAAAGAGTTGCACAAGGACACAATTCCCAAGGACGATTTTCTTCATTCCATTGAAGGTAGTATAATCAAACACTACAGCCTTATTActattagttaaaatttaaaatttgttatcCACTAACATAagtttaaatcaaatcaaatttgtttattattttaaagtgaattttaattagtgtAAAAGTTGATAATTGTGAATTGGACAGGGCAAGAGTATGCAGAGCAGGTAGGGTTGACGCATTACTATCATGTTTGTTACGAGGGATGCCTTGCCAATTTTGAGATTGGTGAAGAAGCAGAGGAAGCTACAAACCTTTATCCGCAAGTCAAATACACCACCGTGGAACAATACTTGACccgttatttataattataattctatCCAATTCAAATCCCATCTCATCGAGAAATTCTCCGGTGAACCAAGTCCATGCCTCTTCTCATTCTTTTCCctgtaaaataataatactacaattaataataataataatgtgtGCTCTGTTTTTATGTTAACTGGATTCTCATCTTAATTTCATGTGGTTTCTGCTTGCTATACATTATGAGCTAATGTATTCTGCTCTTTATTTCTTTAtggaaaaatttatatttcgcCCTTATACTTTGgtgtgatttttatttttgactttcaattaTTTGTCGTCCATTATTCATCtctacatttttaattttgttaaaagtTAGTCCCTGATTAACAGATTGAATTACAAGTTGATGCATCGTATAAACACCCAAAGGAAAGCCGCAGTCCTTCAGGGTGAAGTAGCGACCGTCTACGCAAacgttttttaaaaagaaaattagtaCTTTGTCTTCTTTTAAATATAGTCAtcgaattttatatttttatataactgTCCTCtctcattttttattataaaaaatataattaacaaatCTCAGTTTTATATAATTAGTCCATCctacaattattaatttttttgaataaattaatcAATTGAAGGATTAATatgacataaaaataaattaaaatattgatttaaatTTACTCCATTACTATACATATTATTTGGAGGAAATTACACCTACTAtcccattttattttattgtttcaaaAACACTTATTCAAAAGTGACATTTTATCATGTAGTTAGAAGGGAAATAGAAGCGGTGGTCTTATCTCAAAAcctagagagagaaaattatttttagagagagaaagtcaATTTTCATCGTTTTCGAGTGCAGGAGACAGTGATTTATGGCTATTAGCCAGAAATCATCGTCTTTTAACTCGTTTCTTTcactgtttttttttgttttttgaataaACTGCTCTGTTTTGATGGAGATttgtatttttgttaatttgtagTTTGTTTGTGTGTACATTTGGATCGTTCAAAACTTTTCAGCGTTTGTTTCGAATTTAGATTCAAGTTCTTGAAGATTTAAGGTTTTGATATTATCGTCTGAAATATATTAGTAACGGAACAAGAGATCAATAGAAGTTCAGAGGTTCAATTGGTGCCAGGAAATTCTCAATAGTCGAATTCTTCCTGTTTATTGTCACCTGTGTAATTTTATATCCTTAAATTTCTGCtgttgttttgtttctttttgtagatcgattttagaattttaatgtatttttatctttttgtaattttgattaACGATGTATTTTGACGGTTAGATTGTTTTGGGGTTTAATttcttaatataataatttgttGATAAAAAAAGTGACATTTTCAAGCGTGCTTGTTTtctaacttttcaattttaaaattacgcTTTTTTCTTAAATGATCTTGCACATACTtttgttttatagtatatatttatacatttcactttaattttttcaattcaatatatctattttacatttattttctGTGCTGACCTTTTtaattacaaatgttattgtttgattaatcaataatttcatttaatattttcctttttatatatacatttttatgttttcgtttgttagcaattttctttttttatttgtattttgtttttatcttatattataatttccatttttatatttttattaatataataaaaattaaaataaatttattcttcataaatttaaattaaacaaattattacATGTTTAATGCGAGTTATCAAAATTTACCATTTTacacatgttttttttataattaatatacttAAGGTCCAACAATCCAAAAACGTCTAAACGTTTAGCAAAAATTTCCATTatgtccaaacgtttaaatcgtctCGATAATGtccaaaattatattataacgttttaaaaatatccAACCCCCAAATGGAGTGGGTTTGTGCTGATGTGTCACTTAGTGACGTGTCAGTGGTTGCCacatcaataaaaattaaattttaaaaaggtcaaacgtttagcAAAAATCTTCataatatccaaacatttagcaaAAGTCTTTATAATGTCCACACTTAAATTGTCTCGATAATGtccaaaaatatattatgacGTGGCAGCACGACACACCACCTAAGCGACATATCAACAATTGTGAAGATTGgacatttttaaaacattataatataGTGTTGGACATTATCGATacaatttaaacatttagacGTAATGAAGattttttctaaacgtttggctttatatTATGTTATCTAATTTTAGGCatttatctttaataattaatgatGGATCCGGATGTCGAATGTCAGTTTAAGAGTCGGGACGTTGAGTATCGGATCAGGTATTTGTTATGTGGTGATAGGTTAGATGTGCGGTTCCCTTTAGGGGGTGGAGCTGTGCCCCTTTTATAGTGTTTTCAGCACGTCTTATTTCCCTTTCTTTCCTTAATCGATGTGGGATTTTGGGTTTCCTTCCTTTTATCTTGTTTTATTTGCttattccatcattaatcccCTTGAGGTATTGCAATCGCTGGGTATTTATGCGAGATTTGCTTATTGCAATCTATGTTGTTTTCTGTTTTTCCGTCCTTCTTTTGTTGACCTTTTTTGTCCGTTGGTCTCATCGGGTTTGTTGCAGGTAATACTGGTTTTATTCTTCTCCTGGTCGTCTGGTGCGGCCggttctctcttttttttgacCCTTTctagggtatgttttttgagGGAGTTTCATACTTCCGTGAGGTTGGAGCGATCTTCCCTGTGTTTTAGTGGCTTGCTTGTGTTGAGTTTAATAGAGTTACTCAACCCAACAAGTTGTAAGGAGGTTCGGTAGGTGACCGGTGCaacttttattttgtcttttataTTATTCCTGGGTTCTTCCTGTGCTTTTTGTTGCATGTTTTGGTTGTGTTTAACCCAACCAAAACTGGCTACAAAGAAGCTCACGGAGATTCCATGTTTTGCGTGGGCTGGAACATCCTTCGTATACGCATCTTCTTTTCTTCACTTCATGGTTTTTCCTCGTTTTTTTTCCTATCTGCTTTATTCTGGAGTTTCTCCTGTGCCTATTTCTGGCGTTTCTTCGCCAGT
This window of the Mercurialis annua linkage group LG5, ddMerAnnu1.2, whole genome shotgun sequence genome carries:
- the LOC126679873 gene encoding bifunctional pinoresinol-lariciresinol reductase, giving the protein MEKSKVLIVGGTGYLGKRLVKASLKLGHPTYVLHRREVGLDIEKVQMLLSFKNKGCHLVEASFSDHRSLVDAVKLVDVVISAISGVHFRSHHILLQLNLVRAIQEAGNVKRFLPSEFGTDPARMENAMEPGKVTFDEKMVIRRAIEEAGIPFTYVSANCFAGYFVGGLCQPGHIIPSRDRVALLGDANQKAIFVDEDDIATYTLNTIDDPRTLNKTLYIRPSNNILSQRQVVQIWETLIGKELHKDTIPKDDFLHSIEGQEYAEQVGLTHYYHVCYEGCLANFEIGEEAEEATNLYPQVKYTTVEQYLTRYL